A genomic stretch from Chroococcidiopsis sp. SAG 2025 includes:
- a CDS encoding UPF0236 family transposase-like protein, with product MTTATNPEYTDVVQTIGQMLFQALWEGEPNLDKKVRELDQIINQLLRRIGWMVVSLLLAELASLVTKKAKATGLTIHRCKRIKYLSLFGAIEIPSPYLWDKNKRLGARPVKEQLRIEHGDRSVAVQRALTDFGAEESFGQAARRFEEHYGWAINRATVRREVEKTALKAQKFVEVKLFITRLRALKSLTTKLNIEQLLVELDGCHIRTGILLPVEKAEVTKKRRLLKRKREADWKEVRVGLVRPIQDKEKRTYVARASKYPEIVGQLVSAAYDQGMSKQTQIYAVADGGNGLREALQAQFPNLTFILDRPHLKQHLYESAEAIGLTGEERHKWVSDKLHKIDAGDVRHVIRILKGYHGQGKDRITNLSEYLKRFIDAVDYDYFRAKGLPIGSGEVESAHRYIPQKRLKIPGATWHPDTVNPMLALRIIRANGWWDDFWMKQSASARKPHSCLTRRF from the coding sequence ATGACTACTGCTACAAATCCTGAATACACTGATGTTGTCCAAACAATCGGTCAAATGCTGTTTCAAGCACTGTGGGAGGGAGAACCAAATTTAGATAAGAAGGTGCGGGAACTCGATCAGATAATTAACCAACTCTTGCGTAGAATAGGATGGATGGTAGTATCGCTGCTTCTAGCTGAGCTAGCAAGCCTTGTGACCAAAAAAGCTAAGGCAACAGGTTTAACCATACATCGCTGCAAACGGATAAAATATTTATCATTATTTGGCGCGATTGAAATTCCTTCTCCCTACCTATGGGATAAAAACAAACGATTAGGGGCGCGTCCAGTCAAAGAGCAGTTGAGAATTGAGCATGGCGATCGCTCTGTTGCAGTGCAACGAGCTTTGACAGATTTCGGTGCGGAAGAGTCTTTTGGACAAGCAGCAAGGAGATTTGAGGAACATTATGGCTGGGCGATTAATCGTGCTACAGTGCGCCGCGAAGTAGAGAAAACAGCGCTAAAAGCACAGAAATTTGTGGAAGTCAAACTGTTTATAACTAGACTAAGAGCTTTAAAATCTCTCACTACTAAACTAAATATCGAGCAGTTATTGGTAGAACTAGATGGTTGCCATATTCGGACTGGTATTTTGCTCCCAGTAGAAAAAGCCGAAGTTACTAAAAAACGTCGGCTGCTCAAACGTAAGCGTGAAGCAGACTGGAAAGAAGTGAGAGTGGGTTTAGTTCGTCCAATTCAAGATAAAGAAAAACGGACTTACGTGGCTCGAGCGAGCAAGTATCCAGAAATTGTTGGGCAACTAGTTAGTGCAGCGTATGACCAAGGGATGTCGAAGCAAACACAAATCTATGCGGTTGCAGATGGAGGGAATGGGTTACGGGAAGCACTCCAAGCGCAGTTTCCTAACCTAACATTTATTTTAGATCGACCCCATCTCAAGCAGCACCTCTATGAAAGTGCTGAAGCAATTGGCTTGACAGGTGAGGAGCGTCACAAGTGGGTGAGCGATAAGCTTCACAAAATTGATGCTGGGGATGTTAGGCACGTAATCAGGATACTCAAGGGATATCACGGTCAAGGGAAGGACCGTATTACTAATTTATCTGAGTATTTAAAGCGATTTATTGATGCTGTTGATTATGACTACTTCCGTGCCAAAGGTTTACCTATCGGTTCTGGGGAGGTTGAAAGCGCTCATCGTTATATTCCCCAAAAGCGGCTGAAGATTCCAGGAGCTACTTGGCACCCAGATACAGTGAATCCTATGCTGGCTTTACGAATTATTCGGGCTAATGGTTGGTGGGATGATTTTTGGATGAAACAGTCAGCTTCTGCACGCAAACCGCATAGTTGTCTGACCCGACGATTTTAA
- a CDS encoding IS1-like element transposase, which translates to MSKQSIVLEPVRCPDCNQTHIVKHGKSAEGKQRYRCRNSECSRHNFILNYSYRAYLPEVQQQISDMAINGSGIRDTARVLKISQTTVMETLKKKTLH; encoded by the coding sequence ATGAGCAAACAATCTATCGTGTTAGAACCTGTGCGCTGTCCTGATTGTAATCAGACTCACATTGTCAAACATGGTAAGAGTGCTGAGGGCAAACAGCGATATCGCTGTCGCAACTCTGAATGCTCACGTCATAATTTCATCTTGAACTACAGCTATCGTGCTTATCTACCAGAAGTTCAACAACAGATTAGTGATATGGCAATAAATGGTAGTGGAATTCGGGATACAGCACGAGTTCTCAAGATTAGTCAAACAACGGTAATGGAAACGCTAAAAAAAAAGACCCTACATTAA
- a CDS encoding IS1 family transposase, translated as MPYIEEAELDEMWSFVQSKQHERWLWHAIDHQTGQILAYVLADHKDSAFIELKAQLAPFGITTFYTY; from the coding sequence GTGCCCTACATTGAAGAAGCGGAGTTAGACGAGATGTGGAGCTTCGTCCAGTCCAAACAACACGAACGATGGCTCTGGCACGCCATCGACCACCAAACGGGGCAAATTTTGGCGTATGTTTTAGCAGACCACAAGGACAGTGCGTTCATCGAGCTAAAAGCCCAACTAGCTCCTTTTGGAATTACAACTTTTTACACCTATTGA
- the istB gene encoding IS21-like element helper ATPase IstB, with amino-acid sequence MSPNNSQITAIETLGFLLKTLKLPHMNNHWQELERQALAGGWSHAQFLLALCESEATQRYQARVQRALKDAHLPPGKAFSNFDFSHCPSLNQPSIMQLAQDRTWLKRGENLLLFGPSGVGKTHLAAAVGRSLVELGARVKFLGATTAVQLLQAAKANLQLQSALLKLDKYDLLILDDISYVKKSEVETSVLFELIAHRYELKSLMITANHPFSAWDEIFTDSTMTVAAVDRLVHHAVILEILAPSFRQQAALQRSSSTDQKQPK; translated from the coding sequence ATGTCCCCCAACAACAGCCAAATAACAGCCATCGAGACTCTGGGCTTCCTACTCAAAACACTCAAACTGCCCCACATGAACAACCATTGGCAAGAGTTGGAGCGTCAGGCTCTGGCTGGGGGCTGGTCACACGCTCAATTCTTGCTAGCACTGTGCGAATCCGAGGCAACACAACGTTATCAAGCGCGAGTGCAACGCGCCCTCAAAGATGCCCACCTGCCACCAGGAAAAGCTTTTTCCAACTTTGACTTCAGCCATTGCCCCAGCTTAAATCAGCCTAGCATCATGCAACTGGCTCAGGACAGAACTTGGTTGAAGCGGGGTGAGAATCTGCTGCTGTTCGGTCCTTCTGGAGTCGGGAAAACTCACTTAGCTGCTGCTGTCGGTCGCAGTTTGGTAGAACTGGGTGCACGAGTCAAGTTTCTGGGTGCCACCACAGCCGTGCAACTGCTACAAGCGGCGAAAGCCAACTTACAACTGCAATCAGCTTTACTCAAGCTCGATAAGTACGATCTGCTGATTCTTGATGACATTAGCTATGTCAAAAAGTCGGAAGTGGAAACATCAGTGTTGTTTGAGTTAATTGCTCACCGCTACGAACTCAAAAGCTTGATGATTACTGCCAATCACCCTTTCAGTGCTTGGGATGAAATTTTTACCGACTCTACTATGACCGTTGCTGCTGTAGATCGCTTGGTACATCATGCTGTCATTCTCGAAATCCTTGCACCCAGTTTTCGTCAACAAGCGGCTCTACAACGCTCTTCTTCTACTGACCAAAAGCAACCAAAATAA
- a CDS encoding cell division protein SepF — MQLELFQQVTQAVQILWQGHLLVLNLTQMDAIQAQRAVDFVAGANYSIDGQQQHLAPGLFLFAPKDVCLAKAVAETAAL; from the coding sequence ATGCAGCTAGAGTTGTTTCAACAAGTGACGCAAGCAGTTCAAATCTTGTGGCAGGGTCATCTGCTAGTCTTAAATCTGACCCAAATGGATGCAATCCAAGCACAACGGGCAGTCGACTTTGTGGCTGGAGCAAATTACTCAATAGATGGGCAGCAACAACACCTAGCACCAGGGCTATTTTTGTTCGCACCCAAGGACGTTTGCTTAGCAAAGGCTGTTGCTGAAACTGCCGCTCTGTAA
- a CDS encoding PadR family transcriptional regulator: MQLEDIRYFFTNPPPIYLCQEQAVCYVLSVLLEGESYGTRLIQQLEGESGNYRLSDTILHAALEFLESEGAICGSWHKVEGRGRPRRVYQINPTWHDEARKLAQLWRNSATQQR, from the coding sequence ATGCAGCTCGAAGATATCCGATACTTTTTTACCAATCCCCCACCGATTTATCTTTGTCAGGAGCAAGCGGTTTGCTACGTGCTGTCGGTGTTGTTGGAGGGCGAATCTTACGGGACTCGACTTATTCAACAACTCGAAGGCGAATCTGGCAACTATCGCCTCTCGGACACGATCCTACATGCAGCGTTGGAATTTCTCGAATCAGAGGGAGCAATCTGCGGCAGCTGGCACAAAGTCGAAGGGCGCGGACGACCGCGACGGGTGTATCAAATCAACCCCACATGGCACGATGAAGCGCGAAAGCTAGCGCAATTGTGGCGAAATAGTGCGACTCAACAGCGGTAG
- a CDS encoding transposase produces MDGATKNDHFRAMLDTAKARGFAPHCIVFDSWYSSLDNLKLIRHHEWIWLTRFKCNRHVNPDRTGNRPLSEIELAATGTVVHLKGYGMVKVFKIVAPNGDIDYWATNNLNLNQLQRLQWSEFAWAIEEYHRGLKQCCGVERAQVRSSRAQRNHIGLAIRAFLGLELYWFATGISWYEAKLSIVRDAVRAYLAAPRFFLHPTA; encoded by the coding sequence GTGGATGGAGCCACGAAAAATGACCACTTTCGTGCCATGCTCGATACAGCAAAGGCAAGAGGATTTGCCCCACACTGCATCGTCTTTGATAGCTGGTACAGCAGTCTTGATAATCTCAAACTGATTCGCCACCACGAGTGGATTTGGTTGACCCGATTCAAGTGCAATCGTCATGTCAATCCTGATCGCACGGGCAATCGCCCTCTCAGTGAGATTGAGCTGGCGGCAACAGGAACTGTTGTGCATCTCAAGGGTTATGGCATGGTCAAAGTTTTCAAGATAGTCGCCCCAAACGGTGACATTGATTACTGGGCAACTAATAACCTCAACTTGAACCAGTTACAACGCTTACAGTGGAGTGAATTCGCTTGGGCAATTGAAGAATACCATCGTGGACTCAAGCAGTGTTGTGGGGTAGAACGCGCTCAAGTACGTTCTTCACGGGCGCAACGCAATCATATTGGATTGGCAATTCGGGCTTTCTTAGGCTTAGAACTATACTGGTTTGCTACAGGTATCAGTTGGTACGAAGCAAAACTTAGCATCGTGCGAGACGCGGTTCGGGCTTATTTGGCTGCACCTCGCTTCTTTCTTCATCCAACTGCGTAA
- a CDS encoding IS4 family transposase produces MVSAIYQKRAFPIFWLLLEKEGSSNLAEQQKALCPVIRLLKKYKLVVIGDREFHSIELAGWLHKQNTRFVFRQKQDTTFREKRQNFQPLSNIPIHPGVRIFYSNVTLTQKRGFGRFNLAVYWKRKYRGKQEAQAWYLLTNLPDLKTAIHIYGQRFGIEAMFRDCKTGGYNLEGSNASPNRLVRLIL; encoded by the coding sequence ATGGTTAGTGCAATTTATCAAAAAAGAGCTTTCCCGATATTTTGGCTGTTATTAGAGAAAGAGGGAAGTAGTAACTTAGCAGAGCAACAAAAAGCATTGTGTCCGGTAATCCGGCTGTTAAAGAAGTATAAATTAGTCGTGATTGGCGATAGAGAGTTCCACAGTATAGAGCTAGCAGGCTGGTTGCACAAACAGAATACTCGCTTTGTGTTTCGTCAAAAACAAGACACCACATTTCGTGAAAAAAGACAAAACTTTCAACCTCTAAGTAATATTCCTATTCATCCAGGAGTACGTATTTTTTATTCCAACGTCACTTTGACTCAAAAGCGAGGATTTGGTCGGTTTAATTTAGCAGTGTACTGGAAAAGAAAGTATCGAGGCAAGCAAGAGGCTCAAGCCTGGTATTTATTAACCAATCTCCCAGATTTAAAAACTGCAATTCATATCTATGGTCAGCGTTTTGGGATTGAAGCTATGTTCCGTGACTGTAAAACAGGTGGTTATAATTTGGAAGGTTCCAACGCTTCACCTAATAGGCTTGTGCGCTTGATTTTATGA
- a CDS encoding DUF3987 domain-containing protein, with product MKQAQKNISSSPSVSQKLHLERSSAIAQLEILGYKRGDAIYIRAFLPKEDPRYAPNTGRKADKLSWEQVERWQEQGYGIYIVVNGGGHKDENVKSCRAIFCEFDDRAIEDQINFWQDLGLPEPSMQIATRKSVHSYWVFDEPIAVEQWRELQAALIAYTASDRALKNPSRVMRLAGAYHIKPGHEPVRCDIIHSSSKCYSYQELRSAIPVSQSTTPAITLSPSSVPQSQINLVTSEARRFEELSIPVPASVFLEACLAKESRALLGAGVAEGGRNAQGAKLARDLIGTANYLQSIGQSFDGAPRLLLEDYANRCSPPLPSREVETIWQSAEKDNPTPSCTPEGVDACIRGWYWKHRVKPQPQSTQKDRNYAAGRGFGYSNNGKGGNNPPIATVSLCDRIREILNHCDSESVTATALMELASATGRTYNEIDRLARIIRAEGELAEEVIEAVESFQGILKSCRKRLNIRLYLDKTLSDPLMAKAAAMPTAPEYLFNTVLPSSASRIGTAARIIVNPQGGYVQPCIFWTANIAHSGQAKTPPQQIILKPLEEMEAAAKENHDRSMEDYEATKDSDAKVPVRQRRLLNNVTTSTKIRIHDENPRGLLEYIDELVADYQRLNQYKSGKGDDLQLELSFWNGSGGNFDRHDARLFLKRVALSKTGTYQWDTLARLMGADEVNFIASGYSSRFLYCSMVDAPARFLDLLSTPNPAADELKEKLSWLYAQLEQLPETDYFLSHEAKVLFQGWNHTLVNAEMEEKHFGLSLVYAKIESYTARIALWLHVVNAVLRGEKPQMTIDGRTMQHAIEIASFYLDQHKLIHAHNAPTRQPEGIFLKVQTQAEKILKKCGKGVSASFLKSRINALKGWAVEKIRTCIFKALATSGHGRIEGEGSEMVYIPNPPIDDLPGELVSIGGELAASPIAQTSSNSDLRASIGEIGEDSAVRGYPPLRSHCVAEVPSVVASGVQLSGEDTCVRRCPPLSEVSGGTTTEATFSQPSTEAIASPLDHQFTNSVVETATATALDSVDNTTNSSPIAPTEKTRQQQSPPAQELAEQILLCSTWAEIASRVKENTNMLVKAAKEMTAQQRQGLTRLLSEHLCQSPIHLSQLAWVPEKLRQRTLERLQFTIRRVASVAGNVLDLGWESISGCRLERIGQIEMLGEAWLFTTPDGTHVYTYPDAVEAITPLALE from the coding sequence ATGAAACAAGCACAAAAAAATATATCTTCTAGCCCATCTGTATCCCAAAAGCTCCACTTAGAACGCTCCTCCGCGATCGCCCAATTAGAGATTCTCGGATACAAGCGTGGGGATGCCATCTATATCAGAGCTTTCCTACCAAAAGAAGACCCCCGCTATGCTCCTAACACTGGACGCAAAGCCGACAAGCTGAGTTGGGAACAGGTAGAGCGTTGGCAAGAACAAGGCTATGGCATTTACATCGTTGTTAATGGCGGCGGACATAAAGACGAAAACGTAAAGTCCTGCCGTGCCATCTTTTGCGAATTCGACGATAGAGCCATCGAAGACCAAATTAATTTTTGGCAAGACTTGGGGCTACCAGAGCCTTCGATGCAAATTGCTACCCGCAAGTCAGTCCACTCGTATTGGGTGTTTGACGAACCGATTGCTGTGGAACAATGGCGAGAATTGCAAGCGGCTCTGATCGCATACACTGCGAGTGATCGGGCACTGAAAAATCCTAGTCGAGTCATGCGATTGGCGGGGGCTTACCACATCAAACCTGGGCATGAACCAGTACGTTGCGATATTATCCACTCTTCAAGCAAGTGCTATAGCTACCAAGAATTACGCTCGGCAATTCCAGTTTCGCAATCTACTACACCAGCTATCACATTGTCGCCCTCATCAGTTCCACAATCTCAAATCAATTTAGTCACGTCAGAGGCTAGGCGCTTTGAAGAGCTTTCCATTCCCGTTCCTGCCTCAGTTTTTCTAGAAGCCTGCCTTGCTAAAGAATCTCGTGCCTTGTTGGGAGCGGGAGTAGCAGAAGGCGGACGTAATGCCCAAGGAGCTAAACTCGCCCGCGATCTGATCGGCACTGCCAATTACCTCCAGTCGATCGGTCAAAGTTTTGACGGCGCTCCCAGGCTACTGCTGGAAGATTATGCCAATCGTTGTTCTCCGCCACTACCATCTAGGGAAGTAGAAACAATTTGGCAGTCAGCCGAAAAAGACAATCCCACTCCTAGCTGTACGCCAGAAGGTGTAGACGCTTGTATCAGGGGGTGGTACTGGAAGCATCGCGTCAAACCACAGCCACAATCTACCCAGAAAGATCGCAACTATGCCGCTGGTCGCGGCTTCGGCTACAGCAACAATGGCAAAGGTGGAAACAATCCACCCATCGCTACGGTGTCTCTGTGCGATCGCATTCGAGAAATTCTCAACCACTGTGACAGCGAATCTGTTACTGCCACTGCTTTGATGGAGCTAGCTAGTGCCACTGGTCGTACCTACAACGAAATCGATCGACTCGCTAGAATAATTCGCGCTGAAGGAGAACTAGCAGAGGAAGTCATCGAAGCGGTTGAATCCTTTCAAGGAATTCTCAAGAGCTGCCGCAAACGACTGAACATCCGGCTGTACTTAGACAAGACATTATCCGACCCACTGATGGCAAAAGCAGCAGCCATGCCCACTGCACCAGAGTATCTATTCAATACGGTACTTCCTTCTAGTGCCTCACGCATTGGTACGGCAGCAAGAATTATTGTCAATCCCCAAGGTGGTTACGTCCAACCTTGTATTTTCTGGACAGCCAACATCGCCCACAGCGGTCAAGCCAAGACTCCTCCGCAGCAGATAATCCTCAAACCGCTAGAGGAAATGGAAGCAGCAGCCAAAGAAAATCACGATCGTTCCATGGAGGACTACGAGGCTACCAAAGACAGCGATGCCAAAGTTCCAGTGCGACAGCGGCGGCTACTCAACAACGTCACCACTTCCACCAAAATCAGGATTCACGACGAGAATCCACGCGGCTTGCTGGAATATATTGATGAATTGGTCGCTGACTACCAACGTTTGAACCAGTACAAGAGCGGTAAGGGCGACGACCTGCAACTGGAACTATCGTTTTGGAATGGCTCTGGTGGTAACTTCGACCGTCACGACGCACGACTATTCTTGAAGCGCGTTGCTTTGAGCAAAACGGGGACTTACCAATGGGACACGTTAGCACGCTTGATGGGAGCTGACGAAGTTAATTTTATTGCTAGCGGTTACTCGTCTCGGTTTCTCTACTGCTCGATGGTGGATGCCCCAGCTAGATTTCTCGATCTTTTATCAACTCCAAATCCAGCTGCCGACGAGTTAAAGGAAAAGTTGTCTTGGCTGTACGCCCAGTTAGAACAACTACCCGAAACCGATTACTTTCTTTCCCATGAAGCTAAAGTCCTATTTCAAGGATGGAACCATACTTTGGTAAACGCCGAGATGGAAGAAAAGCATTTCGGTCTGTCGCTAGTTTACGCCAAGATTGAATCCTACACGGCTCGAATCGCCTTGTGGTTGCACGTTGTCAATGCCGTACTGCGTGGCGAAAAGCCCCAGATGACGATCGACGGTCGGACAATGCAACATGCAATTGAAATTGCCTCTTTCTATCTCGACCAGCACAAGCTGATCCATGCCCATAACGCCCCTACTCGCCAACCAGAAGGCATTTTTCTCAAAGTCCAAACTCAAGCAGAGAAGATTTTGAAAAAGTGCGGCAAGGGTGTGAGTGCTTCGTTTCTCAAAAGTCGGATCAATGCTCTCAAAGGCTGGGCAGTGGAAAAAATTCGCACTTGCATCTTCAAAGCTTTAGCAACCTCCGGTCACGGACGAATCGAAGGTGAGGGCAGCGAAATGGTTTACATCCCTAACCCACCAATAGACGATCTGCCAGGAGAATTGGTGAGTATTGGTGGAGAATTGGCGGCATCACCAATAGCCCAAACCTCCAGCAATAGTGACTTACGAGCTTCGATTGGTGAAATTGGTGAGGACAGTGCCGTGCGAGGGTATCCCCCGTTGAGGAGCCACTGCGTTGCGGAGGTTCCCTCCGTTGTAGCAAGTGGCGTGCAACTGTCCGGTGAAGACACTTGCGTGCGGAGGTGTCCTCCGTTGAGCGAAGTGTCTGGTGGCACAACAACAGAGGCTACTTTTTCTCAGCCGTCAACTGAAGCAATCGCCTCGCCCTTAGACCACCAATTCACCAACTCGGTGGTTGAAACTGCTACTGCGACTGCCTTAGACTCTGTTGACAATACCACCAATTCATCACCAATTGCACCAACTGAAAAAACTAGGCAGCAACAGTCACCACCAGCACAGGAGCTAGCAGAACAAATACTGTTATGTTCTACTTGGGCTGAGATTGCGAGTCGAGTGAAGGAAAACACCAATATGTTGGTAAAGGCTGCTAAGGAAATGACCGCCCAACAACGCCAAGGGCTAACGAGATTGTTAAGCGAGCATTTGTGCCAGTCTCCGATCCACCTGAGTCAATTGGCTTGGGTTCCCGAAAAGTTAAGGCAACGGACATTAGAGCGATTGCAATTTACTATCCGCCGCGTAGCAAGCGTGGCAGGGAATGTTTTAGATTTAGGTTGGGAGAGTATTTCTGGCTGTAGGCTGGAGAGAATCGGTCAAATCGAAATGCTAGGAGAAGCTTGGCTGTTTACTACGCCAGATGGGACTCATGTTTATACTTATCCTGATGCAGTAGAAGCGATAACTCCGCTCGCGCTCGAATAG
- a CDS encoding isoprenylcysteine carboxylmethyltransferase family protein, translating into MASDDRSDKTEPGMMPEVANSGKVRPPLVYLGAIALGLLLHFAWSLRLVSRAASLPLGGAVVLVAVALFLLAVHTFRTAGTPVPGNHPTTTIVHAGPYRWSRNPIYLSFSLLQLGVAFWVNSLWLLVTLIPAVALMSFVVIPREERYLESRFPSDYLPYKASVRRWL; encoded by the coding sequence ATGGCAAGCGACGATCGCAGCGATAAGACGGAGCCAGGCATGATGCCGGAAGTCGCTAACTCTGGAAAGGTGCGTCCACCTTTAGTATATCTGGGCGCGATCGCTCTGGGTCTGTTGCTGCATTTCGCATGGTCATTGCGACTTGTGTCTCGTGCCGCGAGCTTGCCACTCGGAGGCGCTGTAGTGCTGGTCGCTGTCGCGCTGTTTCTCTTGGCTGTGCATACGTTTCGGACTGCTGGCACGCCCGTGCCGGGCAATCATCCCACCACCACGATAGTACACGCGGGTCCCTATCGTTGGAGCCGCAATCCCATCTATCTCTCTTTCTCGCTGCTCCAGCTCGGCGTCGCATTCTGGGTCAACAGTCTCTGGCTACTCGTTACCCTCATACCAGCAGTGGCGCTGATGTCGTTCGTGGTCATCCCGCGAGAGGAGCGCTACCTGGAGAGCCGCTTCCCGTCGGACTACTTGCCCTATAAGGCTTCTGTTCGTCGCTGGCTGTAG
- a CDS encoding Uma2 family endonuclease, with the protein MTVTTAKWTLEDYHCMIQVGLLEGRHVELLNGEIVEMPPEGPEHAYLGDEVGKYLRNILGDRAQVREGHPITLPNNSEPEPDLAIVKPLGQTYRQHHPYAEDIFWLIEYANTSLNKDLDAKRKTYATSEIQEYWVVDLKHRQLKVFRTPCEDDYTSEETLTVGEISPLAFPDIVISVQLLFGGCNPVAGSLI; encoded by the coding sequence ATGACTGTGACTACTGCTAAATGGACGCTAGAAGACTATCATTGCATGATCCAAGTCGGTCTTTTAGAGGGGCGCCACGTCGAGCTATTAAACGGAGAGATCGTTGAAATGCCTCCAGAGGGTCCAGAACACGCCTATCTTGGGGATGAAGTCGGCAAATATTTAAGGAATATTTTAGGTGATCGCGCTCAAGTCCGCGAAGGTCATCCTATCACATTGCCTAATAACTCAGAACCAGAACCCGATCTTGCTATTGTTAAACCCCTTGGGCAAACTTACCGCCAACACCATCCTTACGCCGAAGATATTTTTTGGCTAATTGAGTATGCTAACACTAGCCTCAACAAAGATTTAGATGCCAAGCGAAAAACTTACGCCACATCTGAGATCCAAGAATACTGGGTTGTGGATTTGAAGCATCGACAGCTCAAAGTGTTTCGCACACCTTGCGAGGATGACTACACGTCGGAAGAAACTCTCACAGTGGGAGAAATTAGTCCATTAGCATTTCCTGACATTGTAATTTCAGTGCAATTATTGTTCGGCGGCTGCAATCCTGTAGCAGGTTCTCTCATCTAA
- a CDS encoding transposase family protein codes for MGSTKVHNTLYQGFSKQHPGACLPTKKPRNQPLPAAEKQHNRALARLRVRVEHVIRRFKIFRIFSGRYRNRRKRFGLRLNLLAGLLNYELAHAV; via the coding sequence TTGGGTTCTACAAAAGTGCATAACACGCTCTATCAGGGCTTTAGTAAACAGCATCCAGGAGCTTGTCTCCCCACGAAAAAACCACGTAACCAACCTTTGCCAGCAGCGGAAAAGCAACACAATCGCGCTTTGGCGCGGCTGCGGGTTCGCGTTGAACATGTAATTCGTCGCTTCAAGATTTTTCGCATCTTCTCTGGTCGCTATCGTAATCGGAGAAAACGTTTTGGCTTACGCTTAAATTTGCTTGCAGGACTGCTGAACTATGAACTGGCACATGCTGTTTGA
- a CDS encoding transposase family protein, giving the protein MSYADLQHLSDSEFKRLCGVSRDTFACMVEVLRPDLEREGRRGGQNKLSTEDQLLITLEYWREYRTQFHIGTSWGLHETTVGRIIRKVEDLLIKCGKFRLPSKRALYQPGWEWKVMVVDVGEMEIERPKKNKNDTTVVSSAAIR; this is encoded by the coding sequence ATGTCTTACGCTGATTTACAACACCTATCAGATAGCGAATTTAAACGCTTGTGCGGTGTCAGTCGAGACACATTTGCTTGCATGGTTGAGGTATTGCGTCCAGATCTAGAAAGAGAGGGGCGACGTGGGGGACAAAATAAACTGAGTACAGAAGATCAACTGCTAATCACGTTGGAGTATTGGCGGGAATATCGCACTCAGTTTCACATCGGGACAAGCTGGGGACTGCACGAAACTACGGTAGGACGAATCATCAGAAAAGTTGAAGACTTGTTAATCAAATGCGGCAAGTTTCGGCTGCCAAGCAAGCGCGCCTTGTATCAGCCAGGTTGGGAGTGGAAAGTGATGGTAGTAGATGTGGGTGAAATGGAAATAGAACGTCCGAAAAAAAACAAAAACGATACTACAGTGGTAAGCAGCGCTGCCATACGATGA
- a CDS encoding helix-turn-helix domain-containing protein — MDHLSQFIQDNPEPRELKRALAVQMVRQEYRHREIQQILLVSSGFISKWTQAYEQQGVQGLRLRHKGSVGYLDAGQRQAVLEWLKQKNYWDLQELQAHIDDYWVIWYECCHYFWQ, encoded by the coding sequence ATGGATCACTTAAGTCAGTTCATTCAAGATAACCCCGAGCCGCGCGAACTCAAACGGGCATTGGCAGTGCAGATGGTGCGGCAAGAGTACCGACACCGAGAGATTCAACAGATTTTGCTTGTGTCCTCTGGGTTTATTAGTAAGTGGACGCAAGCATATGAGCAGCAAGGTGTCCAAGGGCTGCGACTGCGGCACAAAGGCTCGGTCGGGTATCTTGATGCCGGACAGCGGCAAGCCGTGCTGGAGTGGTTGAAGCAAAAGAACTACTGGGACTTGCAGGAGTTACAGGCACACATTGATGACTACTGGGTCATTTGGTATGAGTGTTGCCATTATTTTTGGCAATAG